The Carassius auratus strain Wakin unplaced genomic scaffold, ASM336829v1 scaf_tig00041286, whole genome shotgun sequence DNA segment GAAGCCATGGCAGGATTATTTGGTCAGACATGGTCAGCTACATTCAACCAAGTGTTCACAAGCTCTTCAAATCAGCACTGCCTGTTTGGTCGAGGCGACGGGAGATTTTTATGCGAATTCTTCAATGCCACCTCCTTGACCCTGAAATAGTTTAGCCTCAACTATCTAAGTGTCATCAGGGCTGTTTTCAACATGTTCCCCACATTCAAGAAATGCATGGAGCCCATTtttgattttctattttatttgataaatatattttatttgatatatatatatataatcttttggATATTTTcctgaaatttaaaatgtattttcaacttatacatttcaaatacaaatacatttgtacaATTGTACATTTCATACAAATCACAATGGTGATTAAAAGTGTTTATAATCACATTAATAAAAGCagatttaaaattctaaataagaaaaataaatgaattaaaatacttaagaaggaaatatataaaaatactctatataaaatattgtgCAATCACACAAGAAATGTGCTATAATAAACTGACTTAACATGCCTTGATTGAACTTAAGTGGTTTGATATTAAACGTATTTttattacgttttaaagttaCTTAAAGTTATAAAATGTCTAAGATAAAGATGAAGTTAGATAAAGTTTTCCAAGTAGCCTTACTAAACATCTTCCCCATCCTCTCGTCGTTGTCATTCGCGTTCATATTAGAAATTGTCCCTCGCCTGGAGCCGTAGTAAACAGTGATGGCTTCCTCCGAGACGCAGCCTCGCTTCGGTCAATCTGTTAAAGGTTTATTGTCTGATAAAGTCACTTCTTGCAGTGGAGATGTGATCGCCCTAACCCGTCAAGTGTTGAAAGGATCCAGGAGCCAAGAAGTAAATATACGAAAcgttatattgttatataatacGTTGTATAAGGCGAGATATTTGCCCGGCTATCTGTTTCCTCTTCATAGTAATAACTTACACACCGGATGCAAGCCTAAAAACTTAGTATATCCTGGGATTCATATGCCCCAAAATTTGCCATTATATGATGTCCAGACATGCTGTGATCAGACAGGTGTTCAGTAGGTTTTGAGATGGATGATGAATGCAGTTGCCTCATAAAACAACAGTGGTCTCTTCTACTTTACAGCTACTCAGTCAGGCAGCGAGAAATATGGTAATTCAAGAAGATGCAATTCTGCATTCTGAAGATGTAAGTGAGATAAAgccaaaattattttctttataagaTACAACAGTATAACAGACTACatcaaatgcatgtaaataacAGTTGTTACTTTCTGTCTCTCAGTAATATTTCTTGATGATATTTAAATctttagttttatgatcaaagctctagTTTTTACTGTGGCGTGCAAATAATGCAATGcattgatatgttttttttagatttgaatatgatttttaaatatagtttattgATAACCAAGTAAACTGATTAAGTTGCTTATACTTAAAGGcattttacttgctaaaaaagtagggatgcacgataatatcggcacaatatcggtatcggccgataaaagcttaaaatggaatatatgaatatttctgccgatgagccaaaccgatattctccaagtgaaataattgacctgtttttcagatgtgaatgtctgtctacatttgtaaaataataaatttatgg contains these protein-coding regions:
- the LOC113085112 gene encoding BLOC-1-related complex subunit 7, which gives rise to MASSETQPRFGQSVKGLLSDKVTSCSGDVIALTRQVLKGSRSQELLSQAARNMVIQEDAILHSEDSLRKMSIITTHLQYQQEAIQKNVEHSKNLQDQLKHLMK